A genomic stretch from Procambarus clarkii isolate CNS0578487 chromosome 14, FALCON_Pclarkii_2.0, whole genome shotgun sequence includes:
- the LOC123751012 gene encoding proton-coupled folate transporter: MAGTIMTALRAITVEPVMLVDGACKEAMLLFIENVQMNKICSVNLGLPSHVCANLSAHPEESVRVQREFSVFTFYNSIILSVLPLVFVLFMGAWSDKYGRKIPILMTLAGHVLYAGGYLLANWQTSWPVEVIYFVTFLEALGGANAGLLSSTISYISDISKEAQRTSRISTANSVWFLGGPIGTLIGALIIKYSGYDLALGLVLIAYFLTALYVVVFIKESHGPFAKKELQAQGSIKDASSLQAKDVTVTTMVVDFFNWRRVVESFKTAFKKREGNDRIVLMAVMAANMIRRMARGFFMYMFVRRALHWDATYYGYWITYRNLLAALGSLFLVPFLTRLLSFTDASLVVVGTLSMIGEYVCYGLVSGPPQAFLMWLGPPAGLISNAMVISFKSMSTKLVGSKEKGRINAVMAALNGLMPMMGYAVYSPLYYNTVDTFPAAQFFFAASLNVIIMVTFILLQVISQSSSYSATDLEAGAKTTDEGIYGFLKQRSAVTLKSIARTLSGPGGVRVTQKRHDSSAPSQLSGAIKSLARTLSRSGNEGDSPKSQDTSTTKQFSGIQKAVTRTLSGPARVRVTQKKIDLPLTDQSTGMKRKPKGKLSRLSSLPQGRTKNF; encoded by the exons ATGGCCGGAACTATAATGACGGCACTGAGGGCCATTACTGTGGAACCTGTCATGCTCGTCGACGGAGCGTGCAAAGAGGCCATGCTCCTCTTCATCGAGAATGTTCAGATGAACAAGATATGCTCCGTCAACTTGGGATTACCCTCACAC GTATGCGCCAACTTGTCGGCTCATCCGGAGGAGAGTGTGCGCGTCCAGCGAGAGTTCTCAGTCTTCACCTTCTACAACAGCATCATCTTGTCTGTGTTGCCTCTCGTCTTTGTCCTCTTCATGGGAGCCTGGAGTGACAAGTATGGACGGAAG ATTCCAATATTAATGACGCTGGCGGGTCACGTGCTGTACGCTGGGGGCTACCTGCTGGCCAACTGGCAGACCAGCTGGCCGGTGGAGGTGATCTACTTTGTAACGTTCCTCGAGGCCTTGGGAGGCGCTAATGCCGGCCTCCTGTCCTCTACCATCAGCTACATCAGTGACATCAGCAAGGAAGCTCAGCGCACGTCTCGCATCAGCACTGCCAACTCTGTGTGGTTCTTGGGTGGTCCTATTGGCACTCTGATTGGCGCTCTGATCATCAAATACAGCGGCTATGACTTGGCTCTGGGCCTCGTCCTGATTGCCTACTTCCTCACAGCTCTTTACGTCGTGGTCTTCATCAAGGAGAGTCACGGACCCTTCGCCAAGAAGGAGCTTCAAGCTCAAGGCTCCATCAAGGACGCGTCCAGCTTACAGGCGAAGGACGTGACAGTCACAACTATGGTGGTGGACTTCTTCAACTGGAGGCGCGTTGTGGAGTCCTTCAAGACAGCGTTCAAGAAGCGTGAAGGCAACGACAGGATTGTCCTCATGGCTGTGATGGCTGCCAACATGATCCGACGCATGGCCAGAG GGTTCTTCATGTACATGTTTGTGCGTCGGGCCCTTCACTGGGACGCTACTTACTACGGCTACTGGATCACTTACCGCAACCTGCTGGCTGCTCTTG GTTCGCTGTTCCTGGTGCCGTTCCTGACGCGGCTGCTGTCGTTCACTGAcgcttccctggtggtggtggggacgctGTCTATGATCGGAGAGTACGTGTGTTATGGGCTGGTCAGCGGGCCCCCTCAAGCCTTCCTCATGTGGCTGGGGCCCCCGGCTGGTCTTATCTCTAATGCAATGGTCATCTCCTTCAAGTCCATGTCCACCAAACTGGTCGGCAGCAAGGAGAAAG GTCGCATCAACGCGGTGATGGCGGCCCTCAACGGACTGATGCCCATGATGGGCTACGCCGTCTACTCTCCTCTCTACTACAACACTGTCGACACGTTCCCCGCTGCCCAGTTCTTCTTTGCTGCCAGTCTCAACGTCATCATCATGGTCACTTTCAT ACTGTTGCAAGTGATATCTCAGTCATCATCATATAGCGCTACTGACCTGGAGGCGGGAGCCAAGACTACTGACGAAGGCATCTATGGCTTCCTGAAGCAACGGTCAGCTGTCACCCTCAAGTCCATCGCTCGGACTCTCAGCGGTCCCGGAGGAGTTCGCGTCACCCAAAAACGCCACGACTCTTCGGCTCCCAGCCAGCTCTCTGGCGCCATTAAATCCCTCGCCCGAACTCTAAGTAGATCTGGAAATGAAGGTGATTCACCAAAATCACAGGATACGTCGACCACCAAGCAGTTTTCAGGCATCCAAAAGGCTGTTACTCGAACGCTCAGCGGTCCGGCAAGAGTTCGCGTCACCCAAAAAAAAATAGATTTGCCCCTAACTGACCAGTCGACTGGTATGAAGCGAAAGCCGAAAGGAAAACTTTCAAGATTGAGTTCCTTACCTCAAGGCAGAACCAAAAACTTCTGA
- the LOC123770875 gene encoding solute carrier family 46 member 2, translating to MAGTIMTALRAITVEPVMLVDGACKEAMLLFIENVQMNKICSVNLGLPSHVCANLSAHPEESVRVQREFSVFTFYNSIILSVLPLVFVLFMGAWSDKYGRKIPILMTLAGHVLYAGGYLLANWQTSWPVEVIYFVTFLEALGGANAGLLSSTISYISDISKEAQRTSRISTANSVWFLGGPIGTLIGALIIKYSGYDLALGLVLIAYFLTALYVVVFIKESHGPFAKKELQAQGSIKDASSLQAKDVTVTTMVVDFFNWRRVVESFKTAFKKREGNDRIVLMAVMAANMIRRMARGFFMYMFLRRALHWDATYYGYWITYRNLLAALGSLFLVPFLTRLLSFTDASLVVVGTLSMIGEYVCYGLVSGPPQAFLMWLGPPAGLISNAMVISFKSMSTKLVGSKEKGRINAVMAALNGLMPMMGYAAYSPLYYNTVDTFPAAQFFFAASLNVIIMVTFILLQVISQSSSYSATDLEAGAKTTDEGIYGFLKQRSAVTLKSIARTLSGPGGVRVTQNRHDSSAPSQLSGAIKSLARTLSRSESEGDSPKSQDTSTTKSFSGIQKAVTRTLSGPARVRVTQKCYDSSSTDQLSSLKENWKGKVSSLSVVPQAPKQFSSEMVSEAASVSLTSGATGVSVLGKHCQNLNSSFASDQNSPATVRDNRSGSLEALKEHQRTGSYANKMSDDQITASETTGCYASRMSDDQITASETTGCYASRMSDDQITASETTGCYTSRMSDDQITASETTGCYASRMSDDQITASETTGCYTSRMSDDQITVSETTSRDHLG from the exons ATGGCCGGAACTATAATGACGGCACTGAGGGCCATTACTGTGGAACCTGTCATGCTCGTCGACGGAGCGTGCAAAGAGGCCATGCTCCTCTTCATCGAGAATGTTCAGATGAACAAGATATGCTCCGTCAACTTGGGATTACCCTCACAC GTATGCGCCAACTTGTCGGCTCATCCGGAGGAGAGTGTGCGCGTCCAGCGAGAGTTCTCAGTCTTCACCTTCTACAACAGCATCATCTTGTCTGTGTTGCCTCTCGTCTTTGTCCTCTTCATGGGAGCCTGGAGTGACAAGTATGGACGGAAG ATTCCAATATTGATGACGCTGGCGGGTCACGTGCTGTACGCTGGGGGCTACCTGCTGGCCAACTGGCAGACCAGCTGGCCGGTGGAGGTGATCTACTTTGTAACGTTCCTCGAGGCCTTGGGAGGCGCTAATGCCGGCCTCCTGTCCTCTACCATCAGCTACATCAGTGACATCAGCAAGGAAGCTCAGCGCACGTCTCGCATCAGCACTGCCAACTCTGTGTGGTTCTTGGGTGGTCCTATTGGCACTCTGATAGGCGCTCTGATCATCAAATACAGCGGCTATGACTTGGCTCTGGGCCTAGTCCTGATTGCCTACTTCCTCACAGCTCTTTACGTCGTGGTCTTCATCAAGGAGAGTCACGGACCCTTCGCCAAGAAGGAGCTTCAAGCTCAAGGCTCCATCAAGGACGCGTCCAGCTTACAGGCGAAGGACGTGACAGTCACAACTATGGTGGTGGACTTCTTCAACTGGAGGCGCGTTGTGGAGTCCTTCAAGACAGCGTTCAAGAAGCGTGAAGGCAACGACAGGATTGTCCTCATGGCTGTGATGGCTGCCAACATGATCCGACGCATGGCCAGAG GGTTCTTCATGTACATGTTTCTGCGTCGGGCCCTTCACTGGGACGCTACTTACTACGGCTACTGGATCACTTACCGCAACCTGCTGGCTGCTCTTG GTTCGCTGTTCCTGGTGCCGTTCCTGACGCGGCTGCTGTCGTTCACTGAcgcttccctggtggtggtggggacgctGTCTATGATCGGAGAGTACGTGTGTTATGGGCTGGTCAGCGGGCCCCCTCAAGCCTTCCTCATGTGGCTGGGGCCCCCGGCTGGTCTTATCTCTAATGCCATGGTCATCTCCTTCAAGTCCATGTCCACCAAACTGGTCGGCAGCAAGGAGAAAG GTCGCATCAACGCGGTGATGGCGGCCCTCAACGGTCTGATGCCCATGATGGGCTACGCCGCCTACTCTCCTCTCTACTACAACACTGTCGACACCTTCCCCGCTGCCCAGTTCTTCTTTGCTGCCAGTCTCAACGTCATCATCATGGTCACTTTCAT ACTGTTGCAAGTGATATCTCAGTCATCATCATATAGCGCTACTGACCTGGAGGCGGGAGCCAAGACTACTGACGAAGGCATCTATGGCTTCCTGAAGCAACGGTCAGCTGTCACCCTCAAGTCCATCGCTCGGACTCTCAGCGGTCCCGGAGGAGTTCGCGTCACCCAAAATCGCCACGACTCTTCGGCTCCCAGCCAGCTCTCTGGCGCCATTAAATCCCTCGCCCGAACTCTAAGTAGATCTGAAAGTGAAGGTGATTCACCAAAATCACAGGATACGTCGACCACAAAGTCGTTCTCAGGCATCCAAAAGGCTGTTACTCGAACGCTCAGCGGTCCGGCAAGAGTTCGCGTCACCCAAAAATGCTACGACTCGTCCTCAACAGACCAGTTGTCCAGCTTAAAAGAAAATTGGAAGGGAAAAGTTTCAAGCTTAAGTGTCGTACCACAAGCCCCAAAGCAATTCTCTTCTGAAATGGTTTCCGAGGCTGCCAGTGTAAGCTTGACCTCAGGGGCAACAGGAGTCAGTGTTCTAGGCAAACATTGCCAGAATCTTAACTCATCTTTTGCTTCAGACCAGAACAGTCCGGCTACTGTGAGAGATAACAGGTCTGGGAGCCTGGAGGCTCTGAAGGAGCACCAGAGAACCGGATCCTACGCCAACAAGATGAGTGACGATCAGATCACTGCGTCAGAGACCACTGGCTGCTACGCCAGCAGGATGAGTGACGATCAGATCACTGCGTCAGAGACCACTGGCTGCTACGCCAGCAGGATGAGTGACGATCAGATCACTGCGTCAGAGACCACTGGCTGCTACACCAGCAGGATGAGTGACGATCAGATCACTGCGTCAGAGACCACTGGCTGCTACGCCAGCAGGATGAGTGACGATCAGATCACTGCGTCAGAGACCACTGGCTGCTACACCAGCAGGATGAGTGACGATCAGATCACTGTGTCTGAGACCACTAGTAGAGACCACCTTGGATAA